A genomic segment from Oryctolagus cuniculus chromosome 14, mOryCun1.1, whole genome shotgun sequence encodes:
- the LOC100358570 gene encoding zinc finger protein 717 isoform X2, which produces MFPRTKKMNTSPVLVSFEDLAVDFTWEEWQDLDSAQRTLYRDVMLETYSSLLSLGFCITKPEVIFKLEQGAEPWTVEESLNQSVSVVQKIDDVIETGQENQDINFWQFVIANSNTSTKERVELRKTCNWSPNYISELILRNGSYSRLGPHVFNIYQNVLLPSEPAEMQAEVKLREYHMTGNSLRGCEHLGEHYGIHTLHQPFEYNEQGETLNSEELFFTHKMIQMGETSYKYSEYGKPCDRSALIVGETTHTGKEAFYEKFNLTERKQTHRDEKLSECTAFGETFISKADLILNQRPHIGIYEKPFICRPNLTIHHRVHPEGKPYECNECGKTFYHKSNCSRHQRTHTGEKPYECNECGKTFFRKSHLSMHQRTHTGEKPYGCNECGKTFYHKSHLRMHQRTHTGEKPYVCNECGKAFFRKSHLRMHHRIHTGEKPYGCNECGKTFYHKSHLSMHQRTHTGEKPYGCNECGKTFCRKSHLSMHQRTHRGEKPYECNECGKTFYQKSNLSKHQRIHTGEKPYACSECGKTFCQRSHLSMHQRTHTGEKPYECNECGKNFYRKSDLTIHQRTHTGEKPYECSECGKTFCQKSHLSRHHRTHTGEKPYECNECGKTFCRKSNLIMHQSIHTGEKPYACNECGKTFCRKSYLRTHQRTHSRGKAYEYKEWQNFLL; this is translated from the exons GTGTTGGTGTCATTTGAGGACTTGGCTGTGGATTTTACCTGGGAGGAGTGGCAGGACCTGGACAGTGCTCAGAGGACCCTGTatagggatgtgatgctggagacctacagcagcctgctgTCCTTGG GATTCTGCATTACCAAACCTGAGGTGATCTTCAAGTTGGAACAAGGAGCAGAACCATGGACGGTAGAAGAATCCCTAAACCAGAGCGTCTCAG ttgtCCAGAAAATTGATGATGTGATTGAGACCGGCCAAGAAAATCAAGACATAAATTTCTGGCAGTTTGTAATTGCAAACAGTAATACATCAACTAAGGAAAgagttgaattaagaaaaacatgtAATTGGAGCCCAAACTATATTTCAGAACTGATTTTGAGGAATGGAAGTTATTCAAGACTGGGGCCTCATGTGTTCAATATCTATCAGAATGTGCTCCTTCCTAGCGAGCCTGCTGAGATGCAAGCTGAAGTGAAACTTCGTGAATACCATATGACTGGGAATTCTCTCAGAGGCTGTGAGCATCTTGGTGAGCATTATGGGATTCACACTTTGCATCAGCCTTTTGAATATAATGAACAAGGGGAAACCCTCAACAGTGAAGAATTATTCTTTACACATAAGATGATTCAAATGGGAGAGACCTCCTATAAATACAGTGAATATGGAAAGCCCTGTGATCGGTCAGCTCTCATTGTTGGAGAGACAACTCACACAGGAAAGGAAGCATTCTATGAAAAGTTTAATCTCACTGAACGcaagcagacacacagagacgaGAAACTCTCTGAATGTACTGCATTTGGGGAAACTTTCATTAGCAAAGCAGATCTTATACTAAATCAGAGACCACATATAGGGATATATGAGAAACCTTTCATCTGTAGACCGAACCTTACTATCCATCACAGAGTTCACCCAGAGGGCAAGCCCTACGAATGCAATGAATGTGGAAAGACATTCTACCACAAGTCAAACTGCAGCAGACATCAGAGGACTCACACAGGGGAAAAGCCCTATGAGTGTAATGAGTGTGGGAAAACCTTCTTCAGGAAGTCACACCTCAGCAtgcatcagagaactcacacaggggaAAAGCCCTATGGATGTAACGAGTGTGGGAAAACCTTCTACCACAAGTCACATCTCCGCAtgcatcagagaactcacacaggggagaagccttatgtttgtaatgaatgtgggaaagccttcttTAGGAAGTCGCATCTGCGCATGCACCACAGAATCCACACAGGGGAAAAGCCCTATGGATGTAACGAGTGTGGGAAAACCTTCTACCACAAGTCACACCTCAGCATGCaccagagaactcacacaggggagaagccttATGGATGTAACGAGTGTGGAAAGACCTTCTGCAGGAAGTCACACCTCAGCATGcatcagagaactcacagagGGGAAAAGCCCtatgaatgtaatgagtgtggGAAAACCTTCTACCAGAAGTCGAACCTCAgcaagcatcagagaattcacacaggggaaaagcCCTATGCATGTAGTGAATGTGGGAAAACATTCTGTCAGAGGTCACATCTCAGCATGCACCAGCGAACTCATACAGGGGAAAAACCTTAcgaatgtaatgaatgtggaaaaaacTTTTACCGAAAGTCAGACCTGACTAtacatcagagaactcacacaggggaaaaacccTATGAATGTAGTGAATGTGGAAAGACTTTTTGCCAGAAGTCACATCTCAGCAGGCATCACAGAACCCACACAGGGGAAAAACCGTAcgaatgtaatgaatgtggcaAAACTTTCTGTCGCAAGTCAAACCTCATTATGCATCAGAGCattcacacaggggaaaagcCCTATGCgtgtaatgaatgtgggaaaACTTTCTGCCGGAAGTCATACCTCAGGACCCATCAAAGAACTCATTCACGTGGGAAAGCATATGAATATAAAGAATGGCAGAACTTTCTACTCTAA
- the LOC100358570 gene encoding zinc finger protein 717 isoform X3: MLRRNMLLQVLVSFEDLAVDFTWEEWQDLDSAQRTLYRDVMLETYSSLLSLGFCITKPEVIFKLEQGAEPWTVEESLNQSVSVVQKIDDVIETGQENQDINFWQFVIANSNTSTKERVELRKTCNWSPNYISELILRNGSYSRLGPHVFNIYQNVLLPSEPAEMQAEVKLREYHMTGNSLRGCEHLGEHYGIHTLHQPFEYNEQGETLNSEELFFTHKMIQMGETSYKYSEYGKPCDRSALIVGETTHTGKEAFYEKFNLTERKQTHRDEKLSECTAFGETFISKADLILNQRPHIGIYEKPFICRPNLTIHHRVHPEGKPYECNECGKTFYHKSNCSRHQRTHTGEKPYECNECGKTFFRKSHLSMHQRTHTGEKPYGCNECGKTFYHKSHLRMHQRTHTGEKPYVCNECGKAFFRKSHLRMHHRIHTGEKPYGCNECGKTFYHKSHLSMHQRTHTGEKPYGCNECGKTFCRKSHLSMHQRTHRGEKPYECNECGKTFYQKSNLSKHQRIHTGEKPYACSECGKTFCQRSHLSMHQRTHTGEKPYECNECGKNFYRKSDLTIHQRTHTGEKPYECSECGKTFCQKSHLSRHHRTHTGEKPYECNECGKTFCRKSNLIMHQSIHTGEKPYACNECGKTFCRKSYLRTHQRTHSRGKAYEYKEWQNFLL; this comes from the exons ATGTTGAGGAGAAATATGCTGTTGCAGGTGTTGGTGTCATTTGAGGACTTGGCTGTGGATTTTACCTGGGAGGAGTGGCAGGACCTGGACAGTGCTCAGAGGACCCTGTatagggatgtgatgctggagacctacagcagcctgctgTCCTTGG GATTCTGCATTACCAAACCTGAGGTGATCTTCAAGTTGGAACAAGGAGCAGAACCATGGACGGTAGAAGAATCCCTAAACCAGAGCGTCTCAG ttgtCCAGAAAATTGATGATGTGATTGAGACCGGCCAAGAAAATCAAGACATAAATTTCTGGCAGTTTGTAATTGCAAACAGTAATACATCAACTAAGGAAAgagttgaattaagaaaaacatgtAATTGGAGCCCAAACTATATTTCAGAACTGATTTTGAGGAATGGAAGTTATTCAAGACTGGGGCCTCATGTGTTCAATATCTATCAGAATGTGCTCCTTCCTAGCGAGCCTGCTGAGATGCAAGCTGAAGTGAAACTTCGTGAATACCATATGACTGGGAATTCTCTCAGAGGCTGTGAGCATCTTGGTGAGCATTATGGGATTCACACTTTGCATCAGCCTTTTGAATATAATGAACAAGGGGAAACCCTCAACAGTGAAGAATTATTCTTTACACATAAGATGATTCAAATGGGAGAGACCTCCTATAAATACAGTGAATATGGAAAGCCCTGTGATCGGTCAGCTCTCATTGTTGGAGAGACAACTCACACAGGAAAGGAAGCATTCTATGAAAAGTTTAATCTCACTGAACGcaagcagacacacagagacgaGAAACTCTCTGAATGTACTGCATTTGGGGAAACTTTCATTAGCAAAGCAGATCTTATACTAAATCAGAGACCACATATAGGGATATATGAGAAACCTTTCATCTGTAGACCGAACCTTACTATCCATCACAGAGTTCACCCAGAGGGCAAGCCCTACGAATGCAATGAATGTGGAAAGACATTCTACCACAAGTCAAACTGCAGCAGACATCAGAGGACTCACACAGGGGAAAAGCCCTATGAGTGTAATGAGTGTGGGAAAACCTTCTTCAGGAAGTCACACCTCAGCAtgcatcagagaactcacacaggggaAAAGCCCTATGGATGTAACGAGTGTGGGAAAACCTTCTACCACAAGTCACATCTCCGCAtgcatcagagaactcacacaggggagaagccttatgtttgtaatgaatgtgggaaagccttcttTAGGAAGTCGCATCTGCGCATGCACCACAGAATCCACACAGGGGAAAAGCCCTATGGATGTAACGAGTGTGGGAAAACCTTCTACCACAAGTCACACCTCAGCATGCaccagagaactcacacaggggagaagccttATGGATGTAACGAGTGTGGAAAGACCTTCTGCAGGAAGTCACACCTCAGCATGcatcagagaactcacagagGGGAAAAGCCCtatgaatgtaatgagtgtggGAAAACCTTCTACCAGAAGTCGAACCTCAgcaagcatcagagaattcacacaggggaaaagcCCTATGCATGTAGTGAATGTGGGAAAACATTCTGTCAGAGGTCACATCTCAGCATGCACCAGCGAACTCATACAGGGGAAAAACCTTAcgaatgtaatgaatgtggaaaaaacTTTTACCGAAAGTCAGACCTGACTAtacatcagagaactcacacaggggaaaaacccTATGAATGTAGTGAATGTGGAAAGACTTTTTGCCAGAAGTCACATCTCAGCAGGCATCACAGAACCCACACAGGGGAAAAACCGTAcgaatgtaatgaatgtggcaAAACTTTCTGTCGCAAGTCAAACCTCATTATGCATCAGAGCattcacacaggggaaaagcCCTATGCgtgtaatgaatgtgggaaaACTTTCTGCCGGAAGTCATACCTCAGGACCCATCAAAGAACTCATTCACGTGGGAAAGCATATGAATATAAAGAATGGCAGAACTTTCTACTCTAA
- the LOC100358570 gene encoding zinc finger protein 717 isoform X4 has translation MLWLPLSLLQAEVLTFASLKVLVSFEDLAVDFTWEEWQDLDSAQRTLYRDVMLETYSSLLSLVVQKIDDVIETGQENQDINFWQFVIANSNTSTKERVELRKTCNWSPNYISELILRNGSYSRLGPHVFNIYQNVLLPSEPAEMQAEVKLREYHMTGNSLRGCEHLGEHYGIHTLHQPFEYNEQGETLNSEELFFTHKMIQMGETSYKYSEYGKPCDRSALIVGETTHTGKEAFYEKFNLTERKQTHRDEKLSECTAFGETFISKADLILNQRPHIGIYEKPFICRPNLTIHHRVHPEGKPYECNECGKTFYHKSNCSRHQRTHTGEKPYECNECGKTFFRKSHLSMHQRTHTGEKPYGCNECGKTFYHKSHLRMHQRTHTGEKPYVCNECGKAFFRKSHLRMHHRIHTGEKPYGCNECGKTFYHKSHLSMHQRTHTGEKPYGCNECGKTFCRKSHLSMHQRTHRGEKPYECNECGKTFYQKSNLSKHQRIHTGEKPYACSECGKTFCQRSHLSMHQRTHTGEKPYECNECGKNFYRKSDLTIHQRTHTGEKPYECSECGKTFCQKSHLSRHHRTHTGEKPYECNECGKTFCRKSNLIMHQSIHTGEKPYACNECGKTFCRKSYLRTHQRTHSRGKAYEYKEWQNFLL, from the exons GTGTTGGTGTCATTTGAGGACTTGGCTGTGGATTTTACCTGGGAGGAGTGGCAGGACCTGGACAGTGCTCAGAGGACCCTGTatagggatgtgatgctggagacctacagcagcctgctgTCCTTGG ttgtCCAGAAAATTGATGATGTGATTGAGACCGGCCAAGAAAATCAAGACATAAATTTCTGGCAGTTTGTAATTGCAAACAGTAATACATCAACTAAGGAAAgagttgaattaagaaaaacatgtAATTGGAGCCCAAACTATATTTCAGAACTGATTTTGAGGAATGGAAGTTATTCAAGACTGGGGCCTCATGTGTTCAATATCTATCAGAATGTGCTCCTTCCTAGCGAGCCTGCTGAGATGCAAGCTGAAGTGAAACTTCGTGAATACCATATGACTGGGAATTCTCTCAGAGGCTGTGAGCATCTTGGTGAGCATTATGGGATTCACACTTTGCATCAGCCTTTTGAATATAATGAACAAGGGGAAACCCTCAACAGTGAAGAATTATTCTTTACACATAAGATGATTCAAATGGGAGAGACCTCCTATAAATACAGTGAATATGGAAAGCCCTGTGATCGGTCAGCTCTCATTGTTGGAGAGACAACTCACACAGGAAAGGAAGCATTCTATGAAAAGTTTAATCTCACTGAACGcaagcagacacacagagacgaGAAACTCTCTGAATGTACTGCATTTGGGGAAACTTTCATTAGCAAAGCAGATCTTATACTAAATCAGAGACCACATATAGGGATATATGAGAAACCTTTCATCTGTAGACCGAACCTTACTATCCATCACAGAGTTCACCCAGAGGGCAAGCCCTACGAATGCAATGAATGTGGAAAGACATTCTACCACAAGTCAAACTGCAGCAGACATCAGAGGACTCACACAGGGGAAAAGCCCTATGAGTGTAATGAGTGTGGGAAAACCTTCTTCAGGAAGTCACACCTCAGCAtgcatcagagaactcacacaggggaAAAGCCCTATGGATGTAACGAGTGTGGGAAAACCTTCTACCACAAGTCACATCTCCGCAtgcatcagagaactcacacaggggagaagccttatgtttgtaatgaatgtgggaaagccttcttTAGGAAGTCGCATCTGCGCATGCACCACAGAATCCACACAGGGGAAAAGCCCTATGGATGTAACGAGTGTGGGAAAACCTTCTACCACAAGTCACACCTCAGCATGCaccagagaactcacacaggggagaagccttATGGATGTAACGAGTGTGGAAAGACCTTCTGCAGGAAGTCACACCTCAGCATGcatcagagaactcacagagGGGAAAAGCCCtatgaatgtaatgagtgtggGAAAACCTTCTACCAGAAGTCGAACCTCAgcaagcatcagagaattcacacaggggaaaagcCCTATGCATGTAGTGAATGTGGGAAAACATTCTGTCAGAGGTCACATCTCAGCATGCACCAGCGAACTCATACAGGGGAAAAACCTTAcgaatgtaatgaatgtggaaaaaacTTTTACCGAAAGTCAGACCTGACTAtacatcagagaactcacacaggggaaaaacccTATGAATGTAGTGAATGTGGAAAGACTTTTTGCCAGAAGTCACATCTCAGCAGGCATCACAGAACCCACACAGGGGAAAAACCGTAcgaatgtaatgaatgtggcaAAACTTTCTGTCGCAAGTCAAACCTCATTATGCATCAGAGCattcacacaggggaaaagcCCTATGCgtgtaatgaatgtgggaaaACTTTCTGCCGGAAGTCATACCTCAGGACCCATCAAAGAACTCATTCACGTGGGAAAGCATATGAATATAAAGAATGGCAGAACTTTCTACTCTAA
- the LOC100358570 gene encoding zinc finger protein 717 isoform X1: MLWLPLSLLQAEVLTFASLKVLVSFEDLAVDFTWEEWQDLDSAQRTLYRDVMLETYSSLLSLGFCITKPEVIFKLEQGAEPWTVEESLNQSVSVVQKIDDVIETGQENQDINFWQFVIANSNTSTKERVELRKTCNWSPNYISELILRNGSYSRLGPHVFNIYQNVLLPSEPAEMQAEVKLREYHMTGNSLRGCEHLGEHYGIHTLHQPFEYNEQGETLNSEELFFTHKMIQMGETSYKYSEYGKPCDRSALIVGETTHTGKEAFYEKFNLTERKQTHRDEKLSECTAFGETFISKADLILNQRPHIGIYEKPFICRPNLTIHHRVHPEGKPYECNECGKTFYHKSNCSRHQRTHTGEKPYECNECGKTFFRKSHLSMHQRTHTGEKPYGCNECGKTFYHKSHLRMHQRTHTGEKPYVCNECGKAFFRKSHLRMHHRIHTGEKPYGCNECGKTFYHKSHLSMHQRTHTGEKPYGCNECGKTFCRKSHLSMHQRTHRGEKPYECNECGKTFYQKSNLSKHQRIHTGEKPYACSECGKTFCQRSHLSMHQRTHTGEKPYECNECGKNFYRKSDLTIHQRTHTGEKPYECSECGKTFCQKSHLSRHHRTHTGEKPYECNECGKTFCRKSNLIMHQSIHTGEKPYACNECGKTFCRKSYLRTHQRTHSRGKAYEYKEWQNFLL, from the exons GTGTTGGTGTCATTTGAGGACTTGGCTGTGGATTTTACCTGGGAGGAGTGGCAGGACCTGGACAGTGCTCAGAGGACCCTGTatagggatgtgatgctggagacctacagcagcctgctgTCCTTGG GATTCTGCATTACCAAACCTGAGGTGATCTTCAAGTTGGAACAAGGAGCAGAACCATGGACGGTAGAAGAATCCCTAAACCAGAGCGTCTCAG ttgtCCAGAAAATTGATGATGTGATTGAGACCGGCCAAGAAAATCAAGACATAAATTTCTGGCAGTTTGTAATTGCAAACAGTAATACATCAACTAAGGAAAgagttgaattaagaaaaacatgtAATTGGAGCCCAAACTATATTTCAGAACTGATTTTGAGGAATGGAAGTTATTCAAGACTGGGGCCTCATGTGTTCAATATCTATCAGAATGTGCTCCTTCCTAGCGAGCCTGCTGAGATGCAAGCTGAAGTGAAACTTCGTGAATACCATATGACTGGGAATTCTCTCAGAGGCTGTGAGCATCTTGGTGAGCATTATGGGATTCACACTTTGCATCAGCCTTTTGAATATAATGAACAAGGGGAAACCCTCAACAGTGAAGAATTATTCTTTACACATAAGATGATTCAAATGGGAGAGACCTCCTATAAATACAGTGAATATGGAAAGCCCTGTGATCGGTCAGCTCTCATTGTTGGAGAGACAACTCACACAGGAAAGGAAGCATTCTATGAAAAGTTTAATCTCACTGAACGcaagcagacacacagagacgaGAAACTCTCTGAATGTACTGCATTTGGGGAAACTTTCATTAGCAAAGCAGATCTTATACTAAATCAGAGACCACATATAGGGATATATGAGAAACCTTTCATCTGTAGACCGAACCTTACTATCCATCACAGAGTTCACCCAGAGGGCAAGCCCTACGAATGCAATGAATGTGGAAAGACATTCTACCACAAGTCAAACTGCAGCAGACATCAGAGGACTCACACAGGGGAAAAGCCCTATGAGTGTAATGAGTGTGGGAAAACCTTCTTCAGGAAGTCACACCTCAGCAtgcatcagagaactcacacaggggaAAAGCCCTATGGATGTAACGAGTGTGGGAAAACCTTCTACCACAAGTCACATCTCCGCAtgcatcagagaactcacacaggggagaagccttatgtttgtaatgaatgtgggaaagccttcttTAGGAAGTCGCATCTGCGCATGCACCACAGAATCCACACAGGGGAAAAGCCCTATGGATGTAACGAGTGTGGGAAAACCTTCTACCACAAGTCACACCTCAGCATGCaccagagaactcacacaggggagaagccttATGGATGTAACGAGTGTGGAAAGACCTTCTGCAGGAAGTCACACCTCAGCATGcatcagagaactcacagagGGGAAAAGCCCtatgaatgtaatgagtgtggGAAAACCTTCTACCAGAAGTCGAACCTCAgcaagcatcagagaattcacacaggggaaaagcCCTATGCATGTAGTGAATGTGGGAAAACATTCTGTCAGAGGTCACATCTCAGCATGCACCAGCGAACTCATACAGGGGAAAAACCTTAcgaatgtaatgaatgtggaaaaaacTTTTACCGAAAGTCAGACCTGACTAtacatcagagaactcacacaggggaaaaacccTATGAATGTAGTGAATGTGGAAAGACTTTTTGCCAGAAGTCACATCTCAGCAGGCATCACAGAACCCACACAGGGGAAAAACCGTAcgaatgtaatgaatgtggcaAAACTTTCTGTCGCAAGTCAAACCTCATTATGCATCAGAGCattcacacaggggaaaagcCCTATGCgtgtaatgaatgtgggaaaACTTTCTGCCGGAAGTCATACCTCAGGACCCATCAAAGAACTCATTCACGTGGGAAAGCATATGAATATAAAGAATGGCAGAACTTTCTACTCTAA
- the LOC100358570 gene encoding zinc finger protein 717 isoform X5, whose product MFPRTKKMNTSPVLVSFEDLAVDFTWEEWQDLDSAQRTLYRDVMLETYSSLLSLVVQKIDDVIETGQENQDINFWQFVIANSNTSTKERVELRKTCNWSPNYISELILRNGSYSRLGPHVFNIYQNVLLPSEPAEMQAEVKLREYHMTGNSLRGCEHLGEHYGIHTLHQPFEYNEQGETLNSEELFFTHKMIQMGETSYKYSEYGKPCDRSALIVGETTHTGKEAFYEKFNLTERKQTHRDEKLSECTAFGETFISKADLILNQRPHIGIYEKPFICRPNLTIHHRVHPEGKPYECNECGKTFYHKSNCSRHQRTHTGEKPYECNECGKTFFRKSHLSMHQRTHTGEKPYGCNECGKTFYHKSHLRMHQRTHTGEKPYVCNECGKAFFRKSHLRMHHRIHTGEKPYGCNECGKTFYHKSHLSMHQRTHTGEKPYGCNECGKTFCRKSHLSMHQRTHRGEKPYECNECGKTFYQKSNLSKHQRIHTGEKPYACSECGKTFCQRSHLSMHQRTHTGEKPYECNECGKNFYRKSDLTIHQRTHTGEKPYECSECGKTFCQKSHLSRHHRTHTGEKPYECNECGKTFCRKSNLIMHQSIHTGEKPYACNECGKTFCRKSYLRTHQRTHSRGKAYEYKEWQNFLL is encoded by the exons GTGTTGGTGTCATTTGAGGACTTGGCTGTGGATTTTACCTGGGAGGAGTGGCAGGACCTGGACAGTGCTCAGAGGACCCTGTatagggatgtgatgctggagacctacagcagcctgctgTCCTTGG ttgtCCAGAAAATTGATGATGTGATTGAGACCGGCCAAGAAAATCAAGACATAAATTTCTGGCAGTTTGTAATTGCAAACAGTAATACATCAACTAAGGAAAgagttgaattaagaaaaacatgtAATTGGAGCCCAAACTATATTTCAGAACTGATTTTGAGGAATGGAAGTTATTCAAGACTGGGGCCTCATGTGTTCAATATCTATCAGAATGTGCTCCTTCCTAGCGAGCCTGCTGAGATGCAAGCTGAAGTGAAACTTCGTGAATACCATATGACTGGGAATTCTCTCAGAGGCTGTGAGCATCTTGGTGAGCATTATGGGATTCACACTTTGCATCAGCCTTTTGAATATAATGAACAAGGGGAAACCCTCAACAGTGAAGAATTATTCTTTACACATAAGATGATTCAAATGGGAGAGACCTCCTATAAATACAGTGAATATGGAAAGCCCTGTGATCGGTCAGCTCTCATTGTTGGAGAGACAACTCACACAGGAAAGGAAGCATTCTATGAAAAGTTTAATCTCACTGAACGcaagcagacacacagagacgaGAAACTCTCTGAATGTACTGCATTTGGGGAAACTTTCATTAGCAAAGCAGATCTTATACTAAATCAGAGACCACATATAGGGATATATGAGAAACCTTTCATCTGTAGACCGAACCTTACTATCCATCACAGAGTTCACCCAGAGGGCAAGCCCTACGAATGCAATGAATGTGGAAAGACATTCTACCACAAGTCAAACTGCAGCAGACATCAGAGGACTCACACAGGGGAAAAGCCCTATGAGTGTAATGAGTGTGGGAAAACCTTCTTCAGGAAGTCACACCTCAGCAtgcatcagagaactcacacaggggaAAAGCCCTATGGATGTAACGAGTGTGGGAAAACCTTCTACCACAAGTCACATCTCCGCAtgcatcagagaactcacacaggggagaagccttatgtttgtaatgaatgtgggaaagccttcttTAGGAAGTCGCATCTGCGCATGCACCACAGAATCCACACAGGGGAAAAGCCCTATGGATGTAACGAGTGTGGGAAAACCTTCTACCACAAGTCACACCTCAGCATGCaccagagaactcacacaggggagaagccttATGGATGTAACGAGTGTGGAAAGACCTTCTGCAGGAAGTCACACCTCAGCATGcatcagagaactcacagagGGGAAAAGCCCtatgaatgtaatgagtgtggGAAAACCTTCTACCAGAAGTCGAACCTCAgcaagcatcagagaattcacacaggggaaaagcCCTATGCATGTAGTGAATGTGGGAAAACATTCTGTCAGAGGTCACATCTCAGCATGCACCAGCGAACTCATACAGGGGAAAAACCTTAcgaatgtaatgaatgtggaaaaaacTTTTACCGAAAGTCAGACCTGACTAtacatcagagaactcacacaggggaaaaacccTATGAATGTAGTGAATGTGGAAAGACTTTTTGCCAGAAGTCACATCTCAGCAGGCATCACAGAACCCACACAGGGGAAAAACCGTAcgaatgtaatgaatgtggcaAAACTTTCTGTCGCAAGTCAAACCTCATTATGCATCAGAGCattcacacaggggaaaagcCCTATGCgtgtaatgaatgtgggaaaACTTTCTGCCGGAAGTCATACCTCAGGACCCATCAAAGAACTCATTCACGTGGGAAAGCATATGAATATAAAGAATGGCAGAACTTTCTACTCTAA